The Balaenoptera acutorostrata chromosome 11, mBalAcu1.1, whole genome shotgun sequence genome segment TTttagaagagaagagagggaaagcgCCACGGTCAACCCCCTATTACGCCAAGTAATCCGCGagttcccagccccacccctgcagcAGCGATGCGAAGAGGACAAATCACCAACGtagggaggggggaaaaaagaaaacccccaggggagagggaagggaggcagcGAGTGTAGGCACCGAGCAGTCTCCAACCACTGGGGCGAGAGGGAGCGCGATCTGGGAAAACAAACTCCACATCAATAATTTGAGTTTGGAGCCCAGTGCTTTCAGAGACTCGGAGCGCACCTCCCCAGCTTCGCCCGAGTTGAGACAGGGCAGCGCAGGCAAAGGGGCGGGCAATTCGACCGAGAGCGGCTGAGCTGGCTGGTGGGACACGCTGCGCCCGGAGACGCCCGCGAGAGAGCGAGCAGAGACCGGCTCGCGGTGAGCGCTGCAGGGAGGGAGCGCACCGCGCGAGCAGGCGGGAAGGGAGCGGGCCTCCGCCGAGGCCGAGGAGGCGCTGCGTGGACAGCATGAGTTTCTCCGGGAGCCCCGGCGCGGGGCCCGCGGGCAACTCCAGCCCATGGTGGCCTCTGGCCATCAGCGGTGCCAACACCAGCGGGGAAGCGGAGGCGCTCGGGAAAGACGACAGCCCGCTGGCGGACGAGCGCAACGAGGAGCTGGCCAAGCTGGAGATCGCCGTGCTGGCCGTGATTTTCGTGGTGGCCGTGCTGGGTAACAGCAGTGTGCTGCTGGCGCTGCACCGCACGCCTCGCAAGACGTCCCGCATGCACCTCTTCATCCGCCACCTCAGCCTGGCCGACCTGGCCGTCGCTCTCTTCCAGGTGCTGCCTCAGCTGTGCTGGGACATCACCTACCGTTTCCGCGGACCCGACGGGCTCTGCCGCGTGGTGAAGCACCTGCAGGTGTTCGCCATGTTCGCATCGGCGTACATGCTGGTGGTCATGACCGCCGACCGCTACATCGCCGTGTGCCACCCGCTGAAGACGCTGCAGCAGCCGGCGCGCCGCTCGCGCCTCATGATCGCCGCCGCCTGGGTGCTGAGCTTCGTGCTGAGCACTCCACAGTACTTCGTCTTCTCCGTGGTCGAAGTGAGCAACGTCACCAAGGCCTACGACTGCTGGGCCAACTTCATCCAGCCCTGGGGTCTCCCCGCCTACGTGACCTGGATGACCGGCAGCATCTTCGTGGCGCCCGTGGTCAGCCTGGGCACCTGCTACGGCTTCATCTGCTACCACATCTGGCGCAACGTCCGCGGAAAGACTGCGGTGCGCCAGGGCGAGGGCGCCCGCGCGGAGGGCGCAGGTGGCGCCTTCCACCAGGGGCTCCTGCTCGCGCCGTGTGTCAGCAGCGTGAAGACAATTTCCCGCGCCAAGATCCGCACGGTGAAGATGACCTTCGTGATCGTGACGGCTTACATCGTTTGCTGGGCGCCCTTCTTCATCATCCAGATGTGGTCTGTCTGGGATAAGAATTTCCCCTGGGTCGGTAGGTGTCGGGACGATGGAGTAAGGTGCACAGATGGGGTCTGTgtgcttggggggggggggtgggggggagggaagggagagagtttCTTTTCATAATATCCTCCAGGGCAATAGTTTTTAAACTTCGTGCATGAGAATCACATCTTGAGCGGAACTGTTAAAAGCCAAAGTCGTGGGGTCCCCACCCCAGACGttttgattcagtagatctggaatggggcccaggaatctgcatttgtaACGAGCTCCTAAGACCACAAATCCAGAAAACTGTGCTCGAGTCAGCCGCGCAATTACAGAACAGAATAATGACTTTTTGCCAAAGCACTAACCGCTGTGTTAATACCTTGCTTTCAAGTCTGTTGGATTCCGAGAAATATGTATACTGTCACAACTGCTTTTTGCTAGTTTGTGAAAAGTATCGCAATGTAAAATTTTTGTAGAAATGCCCCAAAGTAAGGGTAAAATGGAcgtatttttcatttgaaaacagttttatttattcttcatccagtcaataaatataattatgcATATTATGTACCAGATTTTATGCTAGGTCCTGGGGGTATGAAGGTTAAATGTGTTGAAGAAAGATTCTTAAGTCAGTAATTTTAATTTGGCATTTTAGCTAGTGTTCCATTTCTTATCataatttttgattttttcctACAATTACTTTAACACTTTTTTCTCCCCAGTGTTTCAAAGCAGGATTATTGATAAACTCTAAATTTGTTAGACTGATTCATTAGTCTTTCAGCACTAACTTGACCATACAGCTGTACATCTCTCCACACaactcttgtagttttctgagaaTGTCCTCCGCACCTACTAGCTCATTTGATTTTAATTCCTTCACAAACTAGGAAAACCAGCTTCATAAGAACTTACCCCCCAAAGCATTATTTAATATTgtatcttgaaaaaaaatttcctttgataaggaaaaaaaattttttttcacatcaaaTATATTACAGAAATGTTACTGACAACAACTGTAATTGGGAAATAGGTATCTGGGAAGAAGTGTCTCCTTTTGTTATTTGGGATTGGGCTAGGGAGTATTTGTGATATACTTTGAAAGTTGTATGTACAAATTAAACACTTGAGAGTGAATTTAATTCAAACAAATAAAAGTCATGGCTATAATagcactgatgatgaaaaatacaacataaatgcTATATTTCCTGTCTTGTTTGATCTTGGCAGCCTCTTAAGTATTgccaatcaaataaaaaattcagcCTATTTGTTGCTTTAACAGGATTCAGACATAATTACTAAAAAATTCTTCACTTGTGCACAGGTATGTCGATGATTTCCATTCTTTTTGAATACAGTCTTAGTCACAGATCCTGATCACCTTTAAGAGTAGCATCTTAGCACAAAGTTTGATTAACTAACCTGTAATTTATTCTGGCACAACAAGAGTGAGGAGACCCAAGTTCATAATTAATAAGGGAAAATCAGTGCTTGCCTATTATTCTTATCTTTAGAAAAGGTATATTCTCAGTGCAATAGTTCTATGGTGAAAGgttatatttatatagtttatcagtgcaaatacacaaaaaatagTTCAAAGGACTGTTAGAATTTCTTAATTTATCTGTTCttcataatataatttaattattcaaGCCACAATCAAAgatggttttgttttaaaatcaaatgaaGCTTCTAATTAACCAAAGGAAACAACTAAATATTGTATCTTTCAGGGACCTATTTCAACTATCCCCTTCGGTATAGATTTCTTATTACAAGAAtatgtttaatattaaaaaatttaaaacaactaaacATGGTCCATAATGTCATACTTTTGCCTGAGTTATCAGGATAGATATAATTTGGTATATATGGCTATAGCCTCTAGAAATTTCACTGAAATGGAAGCCATTCTTTAAGTGCTGTGTTCATTAGCACACGCTAGTGCTAACACAAAGGATTCCAAACTTTATTAAGTTATTTAATATTCTTAACCTCTTGAAAGTCCCACTCAttctacttaaatattttaatagtggTTTAAAATACCTGaattaatttcaatttaattaatttcaattaaaatattaattacgAAAATATTTTACAACCAAGCAATTTCCATTCACCAACCATTTCCCTGACCGATAaacaaaatactttattttctatattgACCCATAACATTTTCCAGCTTTCATGAACCAACAGAAAAATGAGTTTATCCAGTGCTGTCACTTGCATTTGACTAGTTAAATGCTCTCCCCTTATGTTTTCCATACAGAGTCGGAAAACCCGGCCACCACCATCACTGCATTACTGGCTTCCTTGAATAGTTGCTGCAATCCCTGGATATACATGTTTTTTAGTGGCCATCTCCTGCAAGACTGTATCCAAAGCTTCCCATGCTGCCAAAACATGAAGCAAACATTCAACAAAGAAGATTCTGACAGTACGAACCGAAAACAGACTTCCTTCACTAACAACCGAAGCCCCACATATAGGACCGGCGCGTGGAAGGACTCAGCTAAatcttccaagtccatccaaTTCATTCCTGTTTCATCCTGAGCATGCAGCCTGACTCCTGTAATGGACTTTTTAGCCCACTGACCGAATCCAACTAGAAATTACTAGAACAAATATAAGATAAATTGATCTGTTGAGTACAAGACTGTGTTTCTAGTTCCATTTTCACATTGCTACATGTAAAAGCTATGAATTGTTTTATAcggaattttaataaaaacatgcTACACTAAAATCTGCAGACCTAATTCCCAGAAATAACATAAGTCATATTTCTAAAGGAAAAATCATAACCACATGGCTTTAtattttgctgtgggtttcttttctttttatttctgacatAACTAAGGTTTGGTTGGTTTAGAAGTCATATAATGTAGGGGTATTATTTCTGAACAAAGTAAGCTCATCATCAGCCTTAGGGTTTGAAAGAAATTAGAAGAGACTTCAGAGAAATTATGTTTCCGTCCAGTAAAATCAATTTATGTATCAGAAAATGAGGCATATTGAGTAGGGGGTGCCTGTTGCAGAGTGGAAAGAGGAAAGTTCTGTTAGAAGCTATAAATCACCTCCATTtcaaaacagaaactttaaaactGGCAGTTCCCTCCTTTGGTTCCTCATGTTTTATTGGTTCTGAAAAGCATGATTACCAAGATGCTGAAGGTTAGAGAAAATGTTGTCAACTGGCCGATAATATCTTTTTCTTCCCGCTGCAAAGTTGCTTTAAGGTCAGATTTGTATGCCAAATATCCAATTTTACTAGAAGAGTAGAAAGGGTAGATTGCCCAAGGTAttacgtaggctttctctagaaAATTGTAAACATGTTTTGACCAGTGTTATAAGGTATCCTGTGCTATACTGGATACTAACACCATCATTACTTCATGTCTGAGGAATCCAGATTCATAGATATGAGTCTCCTAAAGAATGACTCAGGATACTGAATGTTCCCtcatgtttaattaaaaataacttggTCCTTCCTTCTGATCACCCACCCGTCGAACAGTCTCACAGTGGAGGAGAAGCAGGGCTGGGCAGGATGAGGGCagggaaatagaaagaaaactgcTCTGCATCTAGTCTGGCTTCCTTCGTTATTAAGTGCATGACTTTAGGCAAATGGCTTAAAAAGACATAAAGCCTCCATTTCCTAGGCTGTACGACGGCATTGATAACACTTACCTCACAGGGTCGTTGTAAGGACGAAATGAAATCAAGTGTGTGAAAAGATCTTCCTAAACTGTCAAGTGCTGTATGAGTGTTAGCTCTTGCTTTTATTACAGTCTTTTGCCCGGGCGGCGGGTCTTCAAAACTGAACAGCTTTTTCCTGTTTGCTTTGCATTAACCAGAATGTGTTGGTTTCATGTCTGGCATacaaaatcctaaaatttaaatatagctCTGCTGATTAATCAGAAAGCATCGCCAACGGCCACTGTTAAGTCTAACTTCTGCCTAACCAAAGCTTTCCTATTTAAAGAGAGAATTTGCTTTCCTTTGATTGCAGGTAAATTGAAGCCAGCCAAGAGaatcaatttctttcatttctaaacaCAGATAAATTACAACACTACTTGGCTGCTGTTACTGCATTTTTCATTAATGGAACTCAGTGGGGTTTTTTGAGCTATTTTGTCTGGCTCCTTTTCCTTCTTAGAGACCTTGCAATGATTTGAGGATACATCATAAATACTTTGCACCCATTAGAGGAAGTAATAGCTATTTTAATAGtattattgcttttttaaaactttgtcaaTAAGAAACTGAGCACTGAATGGCACGATGAGAACCTGGAACCATCAACCTCACTCCTCTTCATTCTCTTGCCTTTCCAAATTCTCAGGCCTTTTTCTCCCTGGATTTatatgcctaaaaaaaaaaatgtttccaaatgttTTATAGAGATTAAGCCCTTAGGTTTTAgaattctgcttttttaaaaataacaaatatgtcTCTTAAAGGGCATTGTCCATTATGAGCCATCAATTAAATTCATCAGTTCTTCATTATTTGAGTCATAGCAGCATCTCAGTATCCCTGCCCTCTGTAACGTTGTCAGCCCTTTTGACAACTTTACTTTGACAACTCAAAACTAAAGCCATTTGGGTTGGAACAAATATGAGCCCGCTTTTTTCTAAACACAATTCCAAAATAATAACCTCATAGTTCTTTTATAGATTGTTTCAAAATGTTGACGTGTATCTCcaaataaaaaaattcagtttgaaTCTTATTTCCAGGAACATCTCTCAAATAAGGTGCAAATTAACCTACCCAGCCatgttttctccttttaagtGCATCAGGACATGAGATAGTAGAAAAGGGGCTGGGGAGACACCAGAAGATCTGGGTGCTAGTTCTGCACTAGGCAAGTACATGGTCTTATTCTTTGTGGTTTAGGCTGAGAAGCTTAACTTACCTAGCTGCTAAACCTTCCTAATGTTATACACCCAGGAATGCCATTTAGATCTCCCAAAACAATATTCCAAATTGGAAGAGTCCTGACCATCTatttcagaagaaaggaaattgtAGGTGGTAAGGAAGAAGAGTATACTGGGAAGGGAAGATTTCCCTTTCTTGACCAAAGAGAAGACCTGAGATATCTTAACAAATGAAGGTTTGCAGTCAAGGATAAATGTGTTGCATCACCTTATTTTATTTGGCAGTTACCTGTGGGAAGATCCTGCAAGTATACAATATTAATGTACCTATGTGGGTATGGGGAATGCAATTGATAACCCACCAGTAAGGAGAAACTGGtgatatttctattggacatTTGATAAACATTAACTGATGATGaaaaaaccatttttaagtacgTATTAAGTGCTTAATGGGTTAATTTTTggacatgtatttttaaagtgtaaaaataaCTGTGAAGGAAATTAGTGAAATTCTTTGGTTAATTAAATATTTGTCCTACACACAGAACTTCCACCATCAGCAAAGAAGTCTCATGCCATGATTGAgggaagggtttttgtttttttttttaagagagggaggtattttttaatttttattttattttatttttttggccacacgcatggcatgaaggatcttagttcccccaccagggatggaacctgtgctccctgcagtggaagcacggtgttctaaccactggaccaccagggaaatcctgggtgtggtttttaaagagaaaaaaaaatcaagtagtcTTAATAACATGCAGTACCCTTCCAAACTTATTATAGTTCCTAGAATGGACAACCACTGATGATTAAGAAACACAACTTTCATTCTGTTATTCACAAGTAAAGTAATCCAATTAggttaaatttttatgtttttcagacTCTAAAACCTATATTTTTGTAACATAATTGGACACTCAGAGCTTTAAATTATAGCTTCAGAGTTTGACCCTACCATAATTAGAAGCCATCTAGAGAGAAATTAAGCCTCATCCTTAACCCCAAATATCAGAGATTTGGTTCCTTTAAACTCATGTAAATTGCGCCCTTACGGATGTTCATACTGGAGGCAACTTCTTTATTTAGACTAAGCTCAGGGCAGGGCCACCTGGGATGCTAGTCCTGGAGGTGTAGAAGCAGCCACTGTATCCCCACCCTTTCCCTCCCTGTGGTCCTTTTAGTGCCACTCAGTGTCATTGGCAACACTTGACATCATGAGTAGCACGTGGAGAATAAATATTAGAGAATGTTTCTTAATTACAATTTGACCTCTGCCAATTTGAGCAAAAATTTAAGAACTATTCGCAGGAAGAGTTATTTCCTTTAAGGCCCCAAGAGAGCCTTAAATGGGTTGAATCACATAAATTCCAGTGCACACATAGGCATTTTAAGAATATTGTTCTAACTCAGTTTTTAGGTACATTAAATTATGATGAATGAAAATGTACATGTGACCTATAGTATGtaaacatcaaaaatatatattataggtGAAAATTAAATGCCATTTtttaattatagatatatataatggataTATATCGCATCTTTTTACattaatttatatgttaaataaaaacaaagtgttatagagtgaattaaatatttttgtgttcCAGGGTCAAATTAGCAAATTCAGAAAGGGAAATCTGAGAATAAGTCTGATAGTAATATCAGAATAATTAACAATTagcattaatataaaataattagcaTTTCCACACTTGAAAGTAGTTGTCTTTATATCACAGGATCTCTGACTTAACATATTCTATGATGCTTTAGCTCATTATTATAGCAAATTTATTAAGAATTGATGTTGTAtatttagtattccatttttggAACTGCTTTTTCAAATGTTCTGTATCTCCTAGCTTATTATGCTGTATAGAAGAATTTCAGTGTGTTTCCTTGGGACAGTTGTACGGTTATGGTTTTGATGAATATTGAAATGTTTTGTGATTGTATCTAATatttggtcctttacagaaaaaaatagcttGTGGGATTATATTGAAATAAGTGGTAGATTTATTACTCAGTTTTATTGTGTATTAGCCTgattctataaataaaaataaatatcaaatttgacaaatggataaagaagatgtggtgtatatatacaatggaatattattcagtcataaaaagaatgaagttctgacatttgcagcaacataaatggacctagagagtattatgcttagtgaaataagtcagagaaagacaaataccgtatgatatcacttatatgcggcatctaagaaataaagcaaatgaatgtatatagcaaaacagaaatagactcacagatatcgaaaacaaacttgaggttaccaaaggggagagagaagcggggagggaaaaattaggggtagaggattaacaggtacaaactactatgtataaaatacataagcaatGAGGATatattgtagagcacagggaattatagccattatcttgtaataactcttaatagagtataatctttaaaaatactgaatcattgtgctatacacctggaactaataaaatattataaatcagcTATAGTTCAATT includes the following:
- the AVPR1A gene encoding vasopressin V1a receptor, coding for MSFSGSPGAGPAGNSSPWWPLAISGANTSGEAEALGKDDSPLADERNEELAKLEIAVLAVIFVVAVLGNSSVLLALHRTPRKTSRMHLFIRHLSLADLAVALFQVLPQLCWDITYRFRGPDGLCRVVKHLQVFAMFASAYMLVVMTADRYIAVCHPLKTLQQPARRSRLMIAAAWVLSFVLSTPQYFVFSVVEVSNVTKAYDCWANFIQPWGLPAYVTWMTGSIFVAPVVSLGTCYGFICYHIWRNVRGKTAVRQGEGARAEGAGGAFHQGLLLAPCVSSVKTISRAKIRTVKMTFVIVTAYIVCWAPFFIIQMWSVWDKNFPWVESENPATTITALLASLNSCCNPWIYMFFSGHLLQDCIQSFPCCQNMKQTFNKEDSDSTNRKQTSFTNNRSPTYRTGAWKDSAKSSKSIQFIPVSS